The Haloferax sp. Atlit-12N region GGTGGCGTCGGCGAGGTCGTCGGTGGCGTCGGCGAGGTCGTCGGCCTCGTCGGCCTCCTCTTCCGCTTCTTCGTCCCAGCCGCCGCCCTCCTCGTACTGTTCTTTGAGGTCGTCGAAGCTCGCGCCGCCCGCGCCGCCCGAGTCGTCGGTCTCGTCGGTCTCGTCGTCGTCATCGAGCACGTCCGCGGGGCTCTCGCGTTCCGCTTCAACGAGTTCGTCCTCCGCGGCGAGTTCCGCTTCTTTCGCACCCTCCTCGGCGTCAAGTTCGCCGAAGTCGTCGTCGAAGAACGACTCCGCGTCGGCGTTCGCCACCTCTGGGTCGAGGTGCTCTTCGTCCTCGGCTTCCGCCTCGAAGAGACCGAACGACCCGCCACCGCCGTCGAGGCCACCCATCTCGCGGGCGTCGTCGACGAACGGGTTGATGCCGCGGGTGACCATCTCGTAGATGTCGAGTAGTTTGCGAATCGTGTCGTCGAGCTCTTCGACGGTCTCACCGATCTGTTTGTTCTCTTCGCGGACGGTGTTCATCCCCGACGAGATGGCGCTTACTTCGTTCTCGAGTTCGCCGATGCGATCTTCGAGCTCTGCGAGTTCCTCGCTGTTGTCGTCGCCGAATCCGCCGAATTCGTCGTCGTCGTCGAATCCGTCGTCGAGGTCGTCGCCGAAGTCACCAAACTCGTCGGAGAGGTCGTCTATCCCCTCCTCGAATCCAAGTCCATCGTCTGATGACATGTGTTGTCCTTCCGTCTCCGTTTCGTCCCCGGCGTCGGCCGTGTCTTCGTCGTTCTGCCACTCCATCATGCTCGCGGCGAGCACCTCCGCACCGTCTGCGAGGCGATTCGTTCGAGCGACGGCCTGTCACCCGGCCGAGCGGCGGACCGGCCGGGGAGGTCCGACGGACTCGGGGGAGCAGGTAACATTGGTGCAAGGTACGTAAGTCGGTACAAGAAAGTTCCCGTCCCGTTATCAGTAGCGATATTTTAGACGTTCGGAATTTTCGCCCACCAAGTATGTAATAAAAGTCAGACGGCGCCGTAGCGGCGGTAAGAAGAATTATCCGGCGTCGGCACGGACGTTCTTCCGACAGCCAACACACGTTTCAACACAATCATGACAGAACTAGTCAAGACCGGTGTCGAAGGACTCGATTCCATCCTGAACGGCGGTATCGTCAAGAACGCCGCGGTGCTCATCAGCGGAAACCCGGGGACGGGAAAGAGTATCCTCGGCCTCCAGTACCTCTACAACGGCGTCGACCAGTTCGACGAAGGCGGCCTGTATCTCACCTTCGAGGAGACCGAAGACGACATCCGCGAGGCGGCCGAGTCCATCGGCTTCGACCGCTGGCACGAGTACGTCGAGTCCGGAGATATCAAGGTTTACGACAAGCGGACGCTCCTCCGCGACGGTGACTTCTCGACGACGCTCGACCGCATCCTCGGCGACCTCCAGGACACCAACTACGACCGACTCGTCCTCGACTCGCTGACGATGTTCCAGCTGTTTTTCGACGACGAGAAAGAACAGCGCCAGTACCTGCTGAAGTTCATCGACATCCTGAAGGACAGCGGCCTCACCTCGCTTCTGACCACCGAGCAGTCGGCCATCTTCCCCGAGACCGACATCGGCCTCGAGAACTTCCTGACCGACGGGAACATCTATCTCATCCAGAGCCCCGCGGGCGCGACGAGCAACCGCTACGTCTGGGTGGCGAAGATGCGCAAGCAGAGCATCAAGAACTCGATGTTCCCGCTGGAAATCGCACAGGGCGGCATCAAGATATACGAGCAGGCGGCCGGGTTCTCCATGGTCGGCGAATCCCCGCCGTGGTTCGGCGAAGAGACCGAATAACGCGCGGACTCGGCGGCGAGCGACCTCGGTCCCGACGTTCTCTTTCTATCTTCGCCGAATCAACCGTTCTGACATCGACCCAACGCGGACTGCGAGCCGCGCTCGTCAACTTTGTCCGGGGTCATGTCGCTACTGACGGCTCGCTTCGCCTCGCCTCCCTGGGCCTCTCGACTCGGCCGTGTCGGCCGTGATAGTCGTCTCTCGAGCGAGCATCGTCGATGCCGGCGTACCGCGATGCCGGCGTCCGAGGGCGGCCGTTTCAGTCCAATTGCGTCTGTGTGCGCGGTGTACTACTGATACACGACAGCGCAGCCGCTCGGCGGTCGAGGTCGATAAAATGAACGGAAAGCGTGAAGTCGGGTTACAGTTCGACCGGTTCGCCCTGCGTCTTGCCCGCGAGCTGCTGGGGCATCGTCAGGATGACCTGCGTCGTGCCACCCGTGCGGGAAGTGATTTCGAGGGTGACCTGCTCGCCCGTCGAGAGGCCGCCGACGAGGTCGGTCTCGTCACCGTTGCTGTCCTCGATGGCGGCGGTGTCGATCTTGACCTCGTAGCGGTCGTTCATGCTGTTGAGAACACCGAACGAGCTGTCGTCGTCGGTGACCTCGGTGAGACCGAACTCATCGGCGTCGG contains the following coding sequences:
- a CDS encoding flagella accessory protein C produces the protein MMEWQNDEDTADAGDETETEGQHMSSDDGLGFEEGIDDLSDEFGDFGDDLDDGFDDDDEFGGFGDDNSEELAELEDRIGELENEVSAISSGMNTVREENKQIGETVEELDDTIRKLLDIYEMVTRGINPFVDDAREMGGLDGGGGSFGLFEAEAEDEEHLDPEVANADAESFFDDDFGELDAEEGAKEAELAAEDELVEAERESPADVLDDDDETDETDDSGGAGGASFDDLKEQYEEGGGWDEEAEEEADEADDLADATDDLADATDDLEDAEEEAAFDDTESVEPEVEADEDEDDFSVEEALDADPADEASEPEAEPEPAVEDADGDVRKTLDELEAEYATAAMAKDELSDDEADEDDSAAEPELSPTVEESDAYLTSLPSNYVSEVLVLEWAEHLVAVGGALGASRALRQYREQDWISRAVESELNAHVGQIAPSVEDADDHELRIDDHQTSLAYVCRLAEDVPRGQLYDELVAYGRRFDGIRC
- a CDS encoding ATPase domain-containing protein, which encodes MTELVKTGVEGLDSILNGGIVKNAAVLISGNPGTGKSILGLQYLYNGVDQFDEGGLYLTFEETEDDIREAAESIGFDRWHEYVESGDIKVYDKRTLLRDGDFSTTLDRILGDLQDTNYDRLVLDSLTMFQLFFDDEKEQRQYLLKFIDILKDSGLTSLLTTEQSAIFPETDIGLENFLTDGNIYLIQSPAGATSNRYVWVAKMRKQSIKNSMFPLEIAQGGIKIYEQAAGFSMVGESPPWFGEETE